From a single Francisella halioticida genomic region:
- the dnaA gene encoding chromosomal replication initiator protein DnaA, whose protein sequence is MITWNKCLKKIKKNLSTFEYKTWIKPIYVDQNSNLFTIYCNNEYFKKHIKSKYGNIILSTIQEFHGNDLIIEYSNKKFSSEKKLETVSAGPQTNFFNKTNIEVKDDSENLAEIKEPKKTQKKASKSSSQELFGFDEAMLITAKDGEQYSFGLPLKEKYVFDNFVVGDANKIARAAAMQVSINPGKLHNPLFIYGGSGLGKTHLMQAIGNHARDVNPNARIIYTNSEQFIKDYVNSIRLQDQDEFQRVYRSADILLVDDIQFIAGKEGTAQEFFHTFNALYENGKQIILTSDKYPNEIEGLEERLVSRFGYGLTVSVDMPDLETRIAILLKKAHDLGQKLPNETAVFIAENVRTNVRELEGALNRVLTTSKFNYKDPTVEVAQSCLRDVIKIQEKKVKIDNIQKVVADFYRIRVKDLTSNQRSRNIARPRQIAMSLTRELTSHSLPEIGNAFGGRDHTTVMHAVKAITKLRQSNTPISDDYELLLDKISR, encoded by the coding sequence ATGATTACATGGAATAAATGCTTAAAAAAAATCAAAAAAAATCTTTCTACGTTTGAATATAAAACGTGGATAAAGCCTATCTATGTAGACCAAAATAGTAACTTATTCACAATTTATTGTAATAATGAATATTTCAAAAAGCACATAAAATCTAAGTATGGAAATATTATTTTATCAACAATACAAGAGTTTCATGGTAATGATTTAATAATAGAATATTCAAATAAAAAATTTTCTAGTGAAAAAAAATTGGAAACTGTTTCTGCTGGCCCTCAAACTAATTTTTTTAATAAAACCAATATTGAAGTTAAAGATGATTCAGAAAACTTAGCAGAAATAAAAGAACCTAAAAAAACTCAAAAAAAGGCTTCTAAATCTTCATCTCAAGAATTATTTGGCTTTGATGAGGCTATGCTTATTACTGCAAAAGATGGTGAACAGTATTCTTTTGGCTTACCATTAAAAGAGAAATACGTTTTTGATAATTTTGTTGTAGGTGATGCAAATAAGATAGCTAGAGCCGCTGCTATGCAAGTTTCTATTAATCCTGGAAAATTGCATAATCCTTTATTTATATATGGAGGTAGTGGTTTAGGTAAAACTCACTTAATGCAAGCTATTGGTAATCATGCTAGAGATGTTAATCCAAATGCTAGAATTATTTATACAAATTCAGAACAGTTTATTAAAGATTATGTAAATTCTATTCGTTTGCAAGATCAAGATGAATTTCAAAGGGTGTATAGATCTGCTGATATTCTCTTGGTAGATGATATCCAATTTATAGCGGGTAAAGAAGGGACAGCTCAAGAGTTTTTTCATACTTTTAATGCTTTATATGAAAATGGTAAGCAGATAATCCTAACTAGTGATAAATATCCAAATGAAATAGAAGGTTTAGAAGAAAGGCTAGTATCGCGTTTTGGATATGGTTTAACGGTTTCCGTAGATATGCCAGATTTAGAAACTAGAATAGCTATTTTGCTCAAAAAAGCTCATGATTTAGGGCAGAAGTTACCTAATGAAACAGCTGTATTTATAGCTGAAAATGTAAGAACAAATGTAAGAGAACTTGAAGGAGCTTTAAATAGAGTTTTAACAACTTCTAAATTTAACTATAAAGATCCAACTGTAGAAGTTGCCCAATCATGCTTAAGAGATGTTATAAAAATTCAAGAAAAAAAGGTGAAAATAGATAATATCCAAAAAGTTGTAGCAGATTTTTATAGAATTAGAGTAAAAGATTTAACTTCTAATCAAAGAAGTAGAAATATAGCTAGACCAAGACAAATAGCAATGAGTCTAACAAGAGAGCTTACATCACATAGCTTGCCAGAAATTGGTAATGCTTTTGGTGGTAGAGATCATACTACTGTGATGCATGCTGTTAAAGCAATAACTAAATTAAGACAAAGCAATACTCCTATATCTGATGATTATGAGTTGCTTTTAGATAAAATTTCTCGTTAA
- the dnaN gene encoding DNA polymerase III subunit beta, with amino-acid sequence MNFVLNRDDLLKPLQSMLSVANSKSTMPLLSCILFDISNNNLRITASDLDTEISCNIAVSCNETIKLALNADKIYNIVRSLNDNSIIDFRIIDNKVKILSNNSTFNLISLNADNYPLIDNNISEQAGFDISQQDFHHIISKVDFSMANDDTRYFLNGMFWEINSNLLRAVSTDGHRMSITEAIIDSKVLDSASQSIIPRKAILELKKIVGKTEETIKICLGKNYLKAEFGSYAFISKLIDGRYPDYQKVIPKNNTKLLAVDKQILKNSLLRTSILANDKYKGVRLNISQGQVLLSANNPDNEKAEDKVEVQYSDNTMEICFNYKYLLDIISVINEETMTIYLDNPNMSALVKDEKDNSLFIIMPMKI; translated from the coding sequence ATGAATTTTGTACTAAATAGAGATGACCTACTAAAGCCTTTACAATCGATGCTATCTGTGGCTAATAGCAAAAGTACAATGCCTTTATTATCTTGTATCTTATTTGATATAAGTAATAATAATTTGAGGATTACAGCTTCAGACTTAGATACAGAGATATCTTGTAATATTGCTGTTAGTTGTAATGAAACTATCAAATTAGCGTTAAATGCTGACAAAATTTACAATATAGTTAGAAGTCTTAATGATAATTCTATTATTGATTTTAGAATTATAGATAATAAAGTAAAGATTCTTTCAAATAATAGTACTTTTAATCTTATTTCATTAAATGCTGATAATTATCCACTTATTGATAATAATATAAGTGAGCAAGCAGGTTTTGATATATCTCAACAAGATTTCCATCATATTATTTCAAAAGTAGATTTTTCTATGGCAAATGATGATACAAGATATTTCCTTAATGGTATGTTTTGGGAAATAAACTCAAATCTTTTAAGAGCTGTATCAACGGATGGTCATAGGATGTCAATTACAGAAGCTATAATAGATAGCAAAGTACTTGATAGTGCTAGTCAATCAATTATTCCAAGAAAAGCTATTTTAGAGCTTAAAAAAATAGTTGGTAAAACTGAAGAAACTATCAAAATTTGTCTTGGCAAAAACTACCTTAAAGCAGAATTTGGAAGTTATGCTTTTATATCAAAACTTATAGATGGACGTTATCCTGATTATCAAAAAGTAATCCCTAAAAATAATACAAAGCTTTTAGCAGTTGATAAACAAATTTTGAAAAACTCATTATTAAGAACATCAATCCTTGCCAATGATAAATATAAAGGTGTCCGCTTAAATATATCTCAAGGTCAGGTACTTTTATCAGCTAATAACCCTGATAATGAAAAAGCTGAAGATAAAGTTGAAGTTCAATATAGTGATAATACGATGGAAATTTGTTTTAATTATAAGTATTTACTAGACATAATAAGCGTAATTAATGAAGAAACAATGACTATTTATCTTGATAATCCTAATATGAGTGCTTTGGTTAAAGATGAAAAAGATAATAGTTTATTTATTATTATGCCAATGAAAATTTAG